From the Marinomonas sp. THO17 genome, one window contains:
- a CDS encoding CHASE domain-containing protein, which produces MHSTPVRTVFNSWVFITLLLGCLVSLYITYQVHLSNQRIIHQSAQQAANSLLQQVRTRIQLYQYGLRGVRGVVLTAGELGINRDIFYRYSITRDIDEEFPGANGFGFIRRVSQEQEANYVQRIQQTSWPDFSVKALSPHVTERFIIEFVEPVAPNQQAIGLDIASEVNRREAALSAIYEGEVRLTGPITLVQASGKTLQSVLILMPIYRSGQIPSAIKERNAEGFGWSYAPLIMEDVLSGLKIDQDKIQFELYDITDLDDQVCFFNNGEKGLEGDIFYATEEIYGRQWQSRLRVTPAFIQDLRLTDPILFSIFGGLITFLAAIIVAVVRINLARRQEVVAHQSRLAAVVESSADGIIGLNLEGVIHSWNKGAEHIFGYQAEEVIGQTALSILVPEDLCYEEESAFQQVRHHKQAMSLESKIKTKLGSQIPVSLTISPIFDANQKIVGISQSVRDISEHKKAEAKIRELNISLEDQVKARTSELEELNLLLKDVLQASSEISIIATNVAGEITLFNKGAERMLGYRAEEMLGQKTPTEFHTSAELDEQRAAIFEEFGVYLSDPMEVLIFKAKQKNYHSQEWTYVHKNGSRMPVSLVITQMKNSRGDSIGFLGMAMDISEQKRTQQALMAARDQLLIAAEVAQLGVWSWDVEQDSLEWSDMMYDIYRYPRSMKEEGISLQAWQARLHPEDRENTLNHFYQSVRNSKLYNDVFRIVLPDDTVRYIQAGAYIEKDEQGNTLRLTGVNQDITTERELETWLRHAKDEADAASAAKSSFLANMSHEIRTPMNAILGMLQLVKRTPLTEQQDDYINKAQISAKSLLGLINDVLDFSKVDAGKLELEQAPFDLEELLCELSTVLSGSVLAENVELIFDIDKDIPAFLIGDKLRLLQVLINLLSNAIKFTQQGSITLEIKCNISDTQTANLAIAVKDTGIGISQENLESIFDVFSQAESSTTRRFGGTGLGLVICRRFVELMGSELLVDSRLGEGSRFYFSIGLPIADGMDQDKNSLSNIVARDIKVLVAESNLASQIILARMAHNLGWQLAKADDLDGVQQALARAHNEGKAFDILLLDGKLLNDTSRRQLLAFYQTMGEDFKVPNAILLVNAIQAGQQGLDDSTMQLLKPVTLSRLSETVYQSLTHQSRETYSSRATDSVKSLAGLHLLLVEDNEFNRQVATELLTMEGAQVDVAEGGAEGVAKVLGQTTNQYDAVLMDMQMPDVDGLEATREIRMDDRFASLPIIAMTANVSVDDRQACLAAGMNDHLGKPLDIEEIIRCILAFVPHHKAFNEERSNEEAPFARTASPDTLLSQAASTNGEVSGDIASVEHESVDSILERFGGSTDLYLSVINGFESEAKFLIENIQAAAQKADIEATKEALHSLKGACLTMGLLGVSGMAGQFEQRLKQQTDESLLSACLADILAATFLVQLEMETAQIVEKINHIARTSIND; this is translated from the coding sequence GTGCATTCGACCCCTGTCAGAACGGTTTTTAATTCTTGGGTATTCATCACTCTACTGTTGGGCTGCCTGGTCAGCCTCTATATTACTTACCAAGTACACTTATCTAATCAGCGTATTATTCATCAATCTGCTCAGCAAGCAGCTAACTCCCTTTTGCAGCAGGTGAGGACGCGTATTCAGCTTTACCAATACGGTTTGCGAGGGGTTAGAGGTGTGGTGTTAACAGCGGGTGAATTAGGGATCAATAGAGATATTTTTTACCGTTACAGCATAACTCGGGATATTGATGAAGAATTTCCAGGAGCCAATGGATTTGGTTTTATCCGCCGCGTCTCGCAAGAGCAAGAAGCCAATTATGTTCAGCGTATTCAACAGACCAGTTGGCCTGATTTTAGCGTAAAAGCGCTTTCACCTCATGTTACTGAGCGTTTTATCATTGAATTTGTGGAACCAGTAGCTCCTAACCAGCAGGCTATTGGTTTGGACATAGCGTCAGAAGTCAATCGCAGAGAGGCGGCGTTATCGGCCATTTACGAGGGGGAAGTAAGGCTAACGGGTCCTATTACGTTAGTACAAGCCAGTGGCAAGACCTTGCAATCGGTATTGATTCTTATGCCAATTTATCGAAGTGGTCAGATACCAAGTGCCATTAAAGAACGCAATGCCGAGGGCTTCGGTTGGAGTTATGCACCGCTGATTATGGAAGATGTGTTATCAGGACTGAAAATTGATCAAGATAAGATTCAATTTGAATTGTACGATATTACGGACTTGGATGACCAGGTGTGCTTCTTTAACAATGGTGAGAAGGGGTTAGAAGGTGACATTTTTTATGCTACTGAGGAGATTTATGGTCGTCAGTGGCAAAGCCGACTGCGCGTCACTCCTGCTTTTATTCAAGACTTACGTCTCACTGATCCGATATTATTCTCGATTTTTGGTGGATTAATTACCTTTTTAGCGGCCATTATTGTGGCCGTAGTGCGCATTAATTTGGCTAGGCGTCAAGAAGTCGTGGCGCACCAGTCTCGTCTTGCTGCTGTAGTAGAAAGCTCGGCCGATGGCATCATAGGTTTAAACTTGGAAGGTGTTATCCACAGCTGGAATAAAGGCGCAGAGCACATCTTTGGGTATCAAGCAGAGGAGGTGATTGGTCAAACTGCTTTATCTATTTTGGTACCAGAAGACCTTTGTTATGAAGAGGAAAGCGCTTTTCAACAGGTGCGGCATCATAAACAAGCCATGTCTTTAGAGAGCAAGATAAAAACCAAATTGGGTTCGCAAATTCCTGTATCGCTGACCATATCGCCTATTTTTGATGCCAATCAGAAGATCGTTGGTATTTCACAGAGTGTACGTGACATATCCGAACATAAAAAAGCCGAAGCAAAAATTCGTGAGTTAAACATCAGTCTGGAAGATCAAGTGAAAGCGCGTACTTCCGAATTAGAAGAGTTGAATTTACTGCTCAAAGATGTTCTGCAAGCCTCTTCTGAAATCTCCATTATAGCGACCAATGTGGCAGGTGAAATTACCTTATTCAATAAGGGTGCAGAAAGGATGCTGGGCTATCGTGCTGAAGAAATGTTGGGCCAGAAGACGCCAACTGAGTTCCATACTAGCGCTGAATTGGATGAACAGCGAGCCGCTATTTTTGAGGAATTTGGCGTCTATTTGTCTGATCCTATGGAAGTCTTAATTTTTAAAGCCAAGCAAAAAAATTATCACAGCCAAGAATGGACCTATGTGCATAAAAATGGCTCCCGTATGCCGGTATCTCTTGTGATTACTCAGATGAAAAACAGTCGTGGTGATTCCATAGGGTTTTTGGGCATGGCGATGGATATTTCTGAGCAAAAGCGTACTCAACAGGCACTGATGGCGGCACGAGATCAATTGTTGATTGCTGCTGAAGTTGCGCAACTTGGGGTGTGGAGTTGGGACGTGGAGCAGGATAGCTTGGAATGGAGCGATATGATGTACGACATTTATCGCTACCCTCGCAGTATGAAAGAAGAAGGTATCAGCCTGCAAGCTTGGCAGGCCAGGTTGCATCCAGAAGACAGAGAAAACACCTTAAACCATTTTTATCAGTCGGTACGCAACAGCAAACTTTACAATGATGTTTTTCGTATCGTCTTACCTGATGACACAGTGCGCTACATTCAAGCTGGTGCTTATATAGAAAAAGATGAGCAAGGAAATACATTACGATTAACTGGAGTCAATCAAGACATTACCACGGAGCGTGAACTGGAAACTTGGTTACGCCATGCCAAAGACGAAGCGGATGCCGCCAGTGCTGCGAAATCCAGCTTTCTTGCCAATATGAGCCATGAAATTCGTACTCCAATGAACGCCATTTTAGGCATGTTGCAATTGGTAAAACGTACTCCTCTTACAGAACAGCAGGATGATTACATCAATAAAGCGCAAATTTCAGCGAAATCCCTGCTCGGCTTAATCAATGATGTGCTGGATTTTTCTAAGGTTGATGCCGGTAAATTAGAGTTGGAGCAAGCGCCTTTTGACTTAGAAGAACTGCTTTGTGAATTATCAACCGTACTTTCCGGAAGCGTTTTAGCGGAAAATGTGGAGTTGATATTTGATATTGATAAAGACATCCCCGCCTTTTTGATAGGGGACAAGCTGCGTTTACTGCAAGTGCTGATTAATCTATTGAGCAATGCAATCAAATTTACTCAGCAAGGCAGCATCACTTTAGAAATCAAATGTAACATCTCAGATACTCAAACAGCTAACCTAGCCATTGCGGTTAAAGATACGGGTATTGGTATTTCACAAGAAAACTTAGAGTCCATTTTTGACGTCTTCTCACAGGCAGAGTCGTCGACGACGCGTCGCTTTGGCGGAACAGGGTTGGGTCTGGTTATTTGTCGTCGATTTGTCGAACTCATGGGCAGTGAACTCTTGGTTGATAGTAGGTTAGGTGAAGGGAGCCGTTTTTATTTTAGTATTGGTTTGCCTATTGCAGATGGAATGGATCAAGACAAGAATTCTTTGTCTAACATTGTGGCAAGAGACATCAAGGTGTTGGTGGCAGAGAGTAATCTCGCCTCCCAAATTATCCTCGCTAGAATGGCGCATAATTTAGGATGGCAGTTGGCTAAAGCGGATGATTTGGATGGCGTTCAGCAAGCGTTAGCTCGAGCTCATAATGAAGGTAAAGCATTTGATATTCTGTTATTGGATGGCAAGTTACTCAATGATACTTCGCGCCGACAATTGCTGGCATTTTATCAAACCATGGGCGAAGACTTTAAAGTGCCCAATGCCATCCTCTTAGTGAATGCAATACAGGCTGGGCAGCAAGGGTTGGATGACTCAACAATGCAGTTATTAAAACCAGTGACTTTGAGTCGCCTATCCGAAACTGTCTATCAAAGTCTTACTCATCAAAGCAGGGAGACTTATTCCTCTCGTGCTACTGACAGTGTCAAATCACTCGCAGGCTTACATTTATTGTTAGTGGAAGATAATGAGTTTAATCGACAGGTCGCCACCGAATTATTAACCATGGAAGGGGCGCAAGTGGATGTTGCAGAAGGTGGTGCAGAAGGCGTTGCCAAAGTGTTGGGACAGACCACAAATCAATACGATGCGGTCTTGATGGATATGCAAATGCCCGATGTTGATGGTCTCGAAGCGACTCGGGAAATTCGAATGGATGATCGTTTTGCCAGTTTACCCATCATTGCAATGACCGCCAATGTGTCTGTCGATGATCGTCAAGCTTGTCTTGCTGCTGGTATGAATGATCATCTCGGTAAGCCATTGGATATTGAGGAAATCATTCGCTGTATTTTGGCTTTTGTGCCGCATCATAAAGCCTTTAATGAAGAAAGATCAAATGAAGAAGCGCCCTTTGCTAGGACAGCGTCACCTGACACATTACTTTCTCAAGCTGCTAGCACAAATGGAGAGGTGAGTGGTGACATCGCCAGCGTTGAGCATGAAAGTGTCGACAGTATTTTAGAACGTTTTGGTGGTAGTACAGACTTGTATTTAAGTGTCATCAATGGTTTTGAAAGCGAAGCAAAATTCTTGATAGAGAATATCCAAGCAGCAGCGCAAAAAGCAGATATAGAGGCGACGAAAGAAGCCTTACACAGTCTAAAAGGAGCCTGCTTGACCATGGGCTTATTGGGCGTTTCTGGTATGGCAGGGCAGTTTGAGCAGCGCCTTAAGCAGCAAACAGACGAGTCTCTGCTGTCGGCGTGTTTAGCCGATATATTGGCTGCGACATTCCTCGTCCAGCTTGAAATGGAAACAGCACAAATTGTAGAAAAAATAAATCACATAGCGAGAACCTCGATTAACGACTAA
- a CDS encoding DsbA family protein, which translates to MHNIHYFFDPMCGWCYAASPLLQKLAQSDQFDIHYYPGGMIPKRAIDPGFRQHIVQADQRIASLSKVEFGKKYQQRVTANGEFILDSYLTTQAFWAGQTLGINAHDMLQHLQQAHYIEGMPLHQEDHLQAFAAQLGIEESTWQAAMQQVKKDSLKNIQDNQQRMSTWQVSGFPTLFLQQKDRLIRLQHSQYYGQPDAFMAHLTAQLDHQ; encoded by the coding sequence ATGCATAACATTCATTATTTTTTTGATCCTATGTGTGGCTGGTGTTACGCCGCTTCGCCTCTGCTACAAAAACTGGCTCAATCCGATCAATTCGACATTCACTATTACCCTGGCGGTATGATTCCAAAACGAGCCATAGACCCGGGCTTTCGACAACACATAGTGCAAGCGGATCAGCGTATTGCCAGCCTCTCCAAGGTAGAGTTTGGCAAGAAATACCAACAAAGAGTCACAGCTAACGGAGAATTTATTCTGGATTCGTATTTAACAACGCAAGCTTTTTGGGCAGGTCAAACACTTGGCATTAATGCACATGATATGCTTCAACATCTGCAACAAGCCCACTACATTGAGGGTATGCCGCTTCATCAAGAAGATCATTTACAAGCCTTCGCTGCGCAATTAGGAATAGAAGAATCGACTTGGCAAGCTGCTATGCAACAAGTGAAAAAGGATTCCTTAAAGAATATTCAGGACAATCAACAACGCATGAGTACTTGGCAAGTATCCGGTTTCCCGACTCTATTTTTACAGCAAAAGGATAGGTTAATACGCCTGCAGCATAGCCAATATTATGGTCAACCCGATGCTTTTATGGCGCATTTAACAGCACAGCTTGATCACCAATAA
- a CDS encoding LysR family transcriptional regulator — protein sequence MDRVLAAKVFIDVTETRSFTKTAERLAMSRPMVTRYVDTVETWLQRRLLHRTTRQVSLTSDGETYLEEIKSWYQQAERLSNLAEQSDELTGVIRVATSMSFGYAQLMPALKEFMALHPNLEVDVDLADSTADLVERRIDLTLRIASNPDPALIGKPIAQCESVLVASPEYLTQADKRLILSPDDLRHHDCLGYKNFEQTIWHLSSNQSNDQDASFTTPSFDKTLVSVETHCRLTCNETSALLHACLLGMGIAMQPTYLVNPYLQRGELCQVLPQWRPKDLTIYALYSSRKHLSPKVRALIDFLSQYFKQNSW from the coding sequence ATGGATAGAGTATTAGCGGCGAAAGTCTTTATTGATGTAACGGAAACCCGCAGTTTCACTAAAACGGCGGAACGCTTAGCTATGTCCCGTCCCATGGTAACCCGCTATGTGGATACTGTAGAGACTTGGCTGCAGCGACGTTTACTGCATCGCACGACAAGACAAGTGTCGCTGACCAGTGATGGTGAAACTTATTTAGAGGAAATAAAGTCTTGGTATCAACAGGCTGAGAGATTATCCAACCTTGCGGAACAAAGCGATGAATTAACCGGGGTGATTCGTGTTGCTACCAGCATGTCATTTGGCTACGCCCAGTTAATGCCGGCCCTGAAGGAATTCATGGCGTTGCATCCAAACCTTGAAGTGGATGTGGATCTAGCCGACTCGACCGCAGATTTAGTGGAAAGGCGTATTGATCTGACCTTGCGTATTGCTTCTAATCCGGACCCTGCACTCATTGGCAAACCGATTGCGCAATGTGAATCTGTGCTGGTGGCCTCGCCTGAATATCTTACTCAAGCAGATAAAAGGTTAATTCTGTCGCCAGACGATTTAAGGCATCACGATTGCTTGGGCTACAAGAATTTTGAACAGACGATTTGGCATCTTTCGAGTAACCAATCTAATGATCAGGATGCTTCCTTTACCACGCCGTCATTTGATAAAACCTTGGTGTCGGTTGAGACTCATTGTCGTTTAACTTGCAACGAAACCTCCGCCTTGTTACATGCCTGTTTATTGGGAATGGGCATTGCCATGCAGCCAACTTATTTGGTCAATCCTTACTTACAGCGTGGTGAATTGTGTCAGGTATTGCCGCAATGGCGTCCCAAAGACTTAACCATTTACGCACTCTATTCGTCGCGAAAACACCTTTCTCCCAAAGTCAGAGCCCTGATTGACTTCCTTAGCCAGTATTTTAAGCAGAATTCTTGGTGA
- a CDS encoding inositol monophosphatase, producing MNLDQTTQDTLINILRRTGQEVVMPYFRQLDSNHVQQKTSRSDLVTIADQASEDFISKEIRRCFPNWAIVGEEAVAADPSVTDHIARADVCVIIDPIDGTWNFAHGLSDFGIILAVVVKGVTRFGILYDPVNDDWVYANLGEGAYYQATDLKERGTYFAPEKPPIKLEISQDMPLEQQAGIMSIHSYQGARKQEYAIKATRFARINNLPSCPAYRQLALGHFQFTLTYKMMPWDHAAGVLIFTEAGGVCRLFSGEEYHPSMLDGEMLAAQSEADWQALAAHFRQ from the coding sequence ATGAATTTGGATCAAACTACTCAAGATACTTTAATCAACATTTTGCGTCGTACTGGACAAGAAGTGGTTATGCCTTATTTTCGTCAACTTGATAGTAATCATGTTCAACAGAAAACCAGCCGCAGTGACTTAGTCACCATTGCTGATCAAGCCAGTGAAGACTTCATTAGTAAAGAGATTCGCCGCTGCTTTCCAAACTGGGCCATTGTCGGTGAAGAAGCCGTGGCGGCAGATCCAAGTGTCACAGATCACATTGCCCGTGCAGATGTCTGTGTCATTATCGATCCCATTGATGGCACTTGGAACTTCGCTCACGGTTTATCTGATTTTGGCATTATTCTCGCTGTCGTCGTCAAAGGCGTAACCCGTTTTGGCATCTTATATGATCCCGTCAATGACGACTGGGTATACGCTAATCTTGGCGAAGGTGCTTACTATCAGGCAACCGATTTAAAGGAACGGGGAACCTATTTTGCCCCTGAAAAACCACCCATTAAGCTAGAGATCAGCCAAGACATGCCTCTGGAACAACAAGCCGGCATCATGTCGATTCATTCTTATCAAGGTGCAAGAAAGCAAGAGTATGCCATTAAAGCGACCCGCTTTGCGCGCATCAACAACCTACCTTCTTGTCCTGCTTATCGACAACTGGCTCTTGGGCATTTTCAATTCACTCTTACCTACAAAATGATGCCGTGGGATCATGCTGCAGGCGTACTCATCTTCACCGAAGCCGGCGGCGTATGTCGTCTATTTAGTGGTGAAGAATATCATCCCAGCATGTTGGATGGCGAAATGCTGGCAGCCCAATCCGAAGCAGACTGGCAAGCCTTAGCAGCGCATTTTAGACAATAA
- a CDS encoding 3-oxoacid CoA-transferase subunit B yields the protein MALTRDQMAQRVAQELEDGFYVNLGIGIPTLVANHVPDNMEVMLQSENGLLGMGAFPTEDAIDADMINAGKQTVTAVKGASIFSSAESFAMIRGGHVDLTVLGAFEVDVNGNIASWIIPNKLIKGMGGAMDLVAGAENIIVTMTHASKAGESKLLTNCTLPLTGQACIKKVLTDLAWIEIENGAFVLKERAPGVSVEEIQAKTAGKLMIPEYVPEMQFAE from the coding sequence ATGGCTTTAACGAGAGATCAAATGGCGCAGCGTGTGGCGCAAGAGTTGGAAGACGGTTTCTATGTGAATTTGGGAATCGGTATCCCAACTCTAGTGGCGAATCATGTGCCGGATAATATGGAAGTCATGTTGCAATCAGAAAATGGTTTATTAGGCATGGGGGCATTTCCAACGGAAGACGCGATTGATGCAGATATGATTAATGCCGGTAAGCAAACGGTTACTGCGGTAAAAGGAGCATCCATTTTTTCCTCCGCTGAATCTTTTGCCATGATTCGAGGTGGGCATGTAGACCTTACGGTATTGGGAGCGTTTGAAGTGGATGTGAATGGCAACATTGCTTCTTGGATTATTCCAAATAAGTTGATCAAAGGGATGGGGGGGGCCATGGATTTGGTAGCAGGTGCGGAAAATATTATTGTCACCATGACACATGCCTCTAAAGCTGGGGAATCTAAGCTGTTGACGAATTGCACTTTACCCCTTACTGGTCAAGCTTGTATTAAAAAGGTATTAACGGATTTAGCTTGGATTGAAATTGAAAACGGTGCCTTTGTGCTTAAAGAGCGTGCTCCAGGTGTGTCGGTGGAGGAAATTCAAGCAAAGACGGCTGGTAAGCTGATGATACCTGAGTATGTGCCTGAAATGCAGTTTGCAGAATAA
- a CDS encoding 2-hydroxyacid dehydrogenase, with translation MKVAVFSCKPYDKRTLNEFIADKDLEMNFFESRLSEETVSLVKGFDAVSCFVNDDVNAKVIQQLKQQGVNTIALRCAGFNNVDLAAAKQQGVSVFHVPDYSPTSVAEHAVALIMALNRKTHRAYHRVKEGNFALEGLLGFNLEGKTVGCIGTGRIGAAFCHIMKGFGCRVICYDIYPSDTLIEMGCAYVSLNELYQQSDIISLHCPLTESTHHLIDNQSLSKMKDGVMIINTSRGALVHAQEAIDALYSGKIGYLGLDVYEQENKIFFEDMSSHIIQDSVFQLMLTFPNVVVTGHQGYFTDVALNHIAQTTVENLEQSQQTNPQQRRLA, from the coding sequence ATGAAAGTCGCCGTATTCTCATGCAAACCCTATGATAAACGCACCTTAAATGAATTCATTGCAGATAAGGATCTAGAAATGAATTTTTTTGAGAGCCGTTTAAGTGAAGAAACCGTCAGTTTGGTAAAAGGTTTTGATGCCGTATCCTGTTTTGTCAATGATGACGTTAATGCCAAGGTCATACAGCAACTCAAACAACAAGGTGTAAACACCATCGCCTTACGTTGTGCAGGATTTAATAACGTAGATTTAGCCGCCGCAAAACAACAAGGCGTCAGTGTTTTCCATGTACCAGACTATAGCCCAACGTCGGTAGCTGAACATGCTGTTGCGCTAATCATGGCGCTAAATCGTAAAACACATCGCGCTTATCATAGGGTCAAAGAAGGTAACTTTGCCTTGGAAGGATTACTCGGCTTCAATTTAGAAGGCAAAACGGTGGGCTGCATTGGAACAGGTCGTATTGGTGCCGCATTTTGCCATATCATGAAAGGCTTTGGCTGCCGAGTCATCTGTTATGACATATACCCTTCCGATACACTTATTGAGATGGGTTGCGCCTATGTGTCATTAAACGAGCTATATCAGCAAAGTGACATCATTAGCTTACACTGTCCATTAACCGAATCCACTCACCATCTGATAGACAACCAAAGTCTGAGCAAAATGAAAGACGGTGTCATGATCATCAATACCAGCCGTGGTGCTTTGGTGCATGCTCAAGAAGCCATCGACGCCTTATACAGTGGTAAAATTGGCTATTTAGGGTTGGATGTCTACGAACAAGAGAACAAAATTTTCTTTGAAGATATGTCTTCACACATTATACAAGACAGTGTTTTTCAGCTCATGCTGACCTTTCCTAATGTTGTCGTGACAGGACATCAAGGTTATTTCACTGACGTCGCCTTAAACCATATTGCACAAACCACCGTAGAGAACTTAGAACAGAGCCAACAAACTAACCCACAGCAACGACGACTGGCTTAA
- a CDS encoding acetyl-CoA C-acetyltransferase, whose product MKAVIVAAARTPIGAFNGALSSLSAVQIGTQLLQGMLAKQPTLQEHIEEVILGQVLTAGCGQNPARQTAIYAGLPKHVSAMTINKVCGSGLKAVQLAAQSVLSGESAMVLAGGQESMSQAAHVLPNSRNGKKMGDWSLLDTMVTDGLWDAFQDYHMGQTAENIADRWHINRDEQDSFAFQSQQKASQAIEAGLFVEEIIPLCIPQRKGDPIIVEQDEQPRPDTSLASLAKLRPAFNKEGTVTAGNASTLNDGAAMVVVTSDEEAKRLGLPVLAVIEAASSAGVDPEIMGTGPIAATQKVLEKMHWQVSDLDLIEANEAFAVQALCVNKELGLDVSKVNVNGGAIALGHPIGASGCRVLVTLLHQMSRQDAKKGLATLCIGGGMGVAMLVSR is encoded by the coding sequence ATGAAAGCTGTTATTGTTGCTGCAGCAAGAACCCCAATAGGTGCCTTTAATGGCGCTTTATCGTCATTGAGTGCGGTGCAAATTGGTACTCAGTTATTACAAGGTATGTTGGCAAAACAGCCTACATTACAAGAGCATATTGAAGAAGTGATTTTAGGTCAGGTGCTCACTGCTGGATGTGGTCAAAACCCTGCACGTCAAACCGCTATTTATGCAGGTCTCCCGAAACATGTTAGCGCGATGACCATTAATAAAGTCTGTGGTTCTGGATTAAAAGCGGTGCAATTGGCAGCACAATCTGTCCTGTCCGGTGAGTCTGCTATGGTGCTTGCTGGTGGGCAAGAAAGTATGAGTCAGGCCGCTCATGTATTACCAAACAGCCGAAACGGTAAAAAAATGGGCGATTGGTCATTATTGGACACCATGGTAACCGACGGTCTATGGGATGCCTTCCAAGATTATCATATGGGGCAAACCGCAGAAAATATTGCTGATCGCTGGCATATCAACCGCGATGAGCAAGATTCTTTTGCTTTTCAATCGCAACAAAAAGCAAGCCAAGCGATTGAGGCAGGTCTTTTTGTCGAAGAAATTATTCCTCTTTGTATACCACAACGTAAGGGTGACCCAATAATCGTAGAGCAAGATGAGCAGCCGCGTCCGGACACAAGTTTGGCGTCTTTGGCAAAGTTACGTCCTGCTTTTAATAAGGAAGGTACGGTTACGGCGGGCAATGCTTCTACTTTGAATGATGGCGCAGCTATGGTGGTAGTAACATCAGACGAAGAAGCAAAGCGATTAGGTTTGCCCGTTTTAGCTGTGATTGAAGCAGCCAGTAGTGCGGGTGTTGATCCTGAAATCATGGGGACTGGTCCCATTGCTGCGACCCAAAAAGTATTAGAGAAAATGCATTGGCAAGTGTCTGATTTGGATTTGATTGAAGCCAATGAAGCCTTTGCAGTGCAAGCTTTATGCGTTAATAAAGAGTTGGGTTTGGACGTCAGTAAGGTCAATGTAAATGGTGGTGCTATTGCGTTAGGTCACCCAATTGGCGCTTCTGGTTGTCGGGTTTTGGTGACATTACTGCATCAGATGTCCCGACAAGACGCGAAAAAAGGTCTAGCCACCTTATGCATTGGTGGTGGCATGGGGGTGGCCATGTTGGTGTCACGCTAG
- a CDS encoding lipid A deacylase LpxR family protein codes for MIHQPQTSFLSSLFKYSLGRVFIAILFVMGAFYALPLQAQVDLMSVTLDNDFFVNEDNGYTNGLFVSSYEVDDTPSSSADPNVLVKPFMWSMPNGFSLTRIKVHSISQTLMTPNDLTQTNPPEGTFPYAGLLTYTNTYISVSADHADKISTTLGVVGPLALGKQTQKAIHKIISAQDPKGWDTQLKNEPVFMISRSRNWRTWVSDDGKMDLLMGGGVSVGTIRSSVDTGVIWRYGSRMENSFASVLLSRDRISNPIAIDHGWFVFAGALFSYDFNQIIMDGNTFRDSRSIDYDHAISTFSTGLSYSWGETSLAFAINTPFSINGNDGDREIDKYLRYGTLTFAWTL; via the coding sequence ATGATTCATCAACCGCAAACCTCATTTTTGTCCTCACTTTTTAAATATTCACTAGGACGTGTGTTCATTGCTATTTTGTTCGTCATGGGTGCTTTTTATGCTCTGCCTTTACAGGCGCAAGTCGATTTGATGTCTGTCACATTGGATAATGATTTTTTTGTCAATGAAGACAATGGCTATACCAACGGTCTCTTTGTATCTTCTTATGAAGTCGACGATACTCCCAGCTCCTCTGCTGATCCTAATGTGTTGGTAAAACCTTTTATGTGGAGCATGCCTAATGGCTTTTCTTTAACAAGAATAAAGGTACATAGCATTAGTCAAACCTTGATGACACCCAACGATTTAACACAGACCAATCCTCCCGAAGGTACTTTTCCTTATGCCGGGTTATTAACTTATACCAACACTTATATTTCGGTGAGTGCTGATCATGCGGATAAAATCAGTACCACGTTAGGCGTGGTTGGACCTTTGGCCTTGGGCAAACAAACTCAAAAAGCCATACATAAAATCATTTCAGCTCAAGACCCAAAAGGCTGGGATACTCAGTTGAAAAATGAGCCTGTGTTCATGATTTCAAGAAGTCGTAATTGGCGTACTTGGGTGTCAGATGACGGTAAGATGGATCTACTTATGGGGGGCGGTGTGTCTGTTGGCACCATTAGAAGTAGTGTTGATACTGGGGTAATTTGGCGTTACGGTAGCCGAATGGAGAACTCCTTTGCTAGTGTTTTATTGTCCCGTGATCGTATTTCGAATCCGATCGCCATTGATCACGGGTGGTTTGTGTTTGCTGGTGCCTTGTTCAGTTACGACTTCAATCAAATCATTATGGATGGTAATACTTTCCGTGACAGTCGCTCGATTGATTATGATCACGCAATCAGCACTTTCTCAACAGGGCTAAGTTACTCATGGGGAGAGACTTCTTTAGCTTTTGCCATTAATACGCCGTTTTCCATCAATGGTAATGACGGAGATCGCGAAATAGATAAATATTTGCGTTATGGCACCTTGACCTTTGCATGGACCTTATGA